A window of Cervus elaphus chromosome 23, mCerEla1.1, whole genome shotgun sequence genomic DNA:
acggagaaggaaatggcaacccactccagtattcttgcctggagaatctcagggacagaggagcctggtgggctgccgtctatggggttacacagagtcggacacagctgaagcgacttagcagcagcatcaatTTAAAAAGGACAAACACTAGGAACCATGTccaaattcttaaatattttatttttgaaaatatactatCATGTCAAGTGCAAAGataacattttggaaaattttaaattatggggGAAATGTTTTGGGGAGaagcattaaataaaatgaaaactttaatggaatatttgaaatataagtaatatttattactttagattttcctgtatattttaaataactgttaaTTTGAGAATATAAACTATGTTATGCatgttgtgtgtgctcagttgctcagtcgtgtctgactctgagacgctgtggactgtagcctgccaggctcctctgtccatgtgatactggagaagattgccatttcctctttcaggggatgcCCCCAACTCAGGTactgaagccgggtctcctgtgcctgctgcattgcaggcagattcttcaccagtgagACACTGGGGTTTCTTTTATGTTATGCATAGCTGAATGTATCCCTAAAATGGGCTTCTTCTcacgtggctcagtagtaaagaacccatctgtcaagcaggagacacaggttcaatacctgtactgggcagatcccctggagaaggaaatggcaatccactccagcattcttgctgggaaaataccttgatggcaggctacagtccatggggtaacaaacaagtcagacatgacttagcaactaaatagcaacaattccttaaaatagttaatattttaaaaaatttaaatagcaaTATTAGCCAattaagtttaaatatttttactaattttGTGTTAATTACATgtcttaaggaaatcagtcctgaatattcattggaaggactgatgctgaagctgaaactccaatacttggccacctgatgcaaagaactgactcatttgaaaagacactgatgctggaaaagattgaaggtgggaggagaagggtgttgacagaggatgagatggttggatggcatcacccatgcgatggaaatgagtttaagtaagctctgggagttggtgatggacagggaggcctggcatgctgcagtccatggggtcacaaagagtcggacatgactgagcgactgatctgaactgaactgaattaaacacACATTCAATGTTATTAACTCTTTGTTAGAGAGGGAACTGCATGCTGCTGAATGTTATGGTAGtgagttatttttttccagtttatgaGAAATAGAAACTTAAAGTTCAGCAGCTCTATCATAGAGCAGAAAAAGTGCTTTCATTTTCCTGTCTTCTATGCAGGCACAGAAATTTTGAAGTCACTGGGACCCAAGAGAGCCTATACTGTAACCACTAACATTATAAATGAGATTAACATGCCTGCATAACTAATGGTGtagtaactgattcactttgatttttttttttttaccttatacAAAGCTCACATTCTTTCCCCATCCCCCTAAAATAAAGAGATAACGGAAAATGTACCAAATGCAATTTTTGCCCTCATCAACTGTCTCTGAAGAGACAGTTTTCAAATCTTGTTTCCAAATCTCTCACCACAAGCAGATTATTCTGACACTTCATTTTTCACATTGTGTATTTCTAAAAATTAGAGATCTGCCCAGATTGAGACAAATTTCTTCAACTTTAACATGCTAACTCTTTTCTTATTGGGAGAAATATCCCTCAATATATACTCTACCATTTATGTCCTTCTGGGATAAAGTCAGAGAAAGCAAATTGAGACGTACAGGGCCAGAGCTTGCCAAAGGCCTTGCTGGTGATACAGAAAAGATTGATCCTCCTGGCAGACTCATAAGACTAGACTGTTTCTGAAACAAATGTCTGAAAATGTTTTGAGTTCCCTAGCATCTTTGGAAGTACAACTGCTTCACCAGGTGCTATATGGGTGACCTAGTTCCACATGAGAGTGTTATCAGTTATACTTCCACCTTTAGAATCTTGGATCTAAGGCCGTCAGAGCAATTGGAAGCCATTAGCCATGAAATGCTCATTTCTGAGTAAACTCCCTGGGTGTAGTCTCTTCTATCCTTAAATATGAAGGCTGGATTCTTTTCCCCCAAGAAACCAGTTCCTCAGTATGCTCCACTTTTGATCCTGATCTTGTCCCTGGAGTAATTTACACCTCCCTGTAGGCAATGTGAGGCCATGTCCAGGAGAGTGGAGGGGAGTTTAGATTAGCTGTCCTGAAGCCTCTGTGGAGGGATCTCCTCATGGGGCTTTTGACAGCAGTCAGCCAAAAGTCACGTTATCTCAGCGACAGAGGAACATAAATCACAGAGAGCATGAATGGATCTGTATTTACTAACaataaaagagaagacaaaagtCAGAAGGACAGGAAAATGCCTTCATATCTTTAAGCTTGGATGTGGGGGTCTTTATTCCACAGAAAATTGCTAACTGGGAAGAAACTAGGAGCAGAAGAAGGCAAGATAAAGCAGCTTTAAAACCCTTTGATCCTTGGTGCTGGTGCATCTTTGATCCAAAGATGCTGGTGAATACAGGAGTGAACTGGGAGGTGGCAGATAAACCCCCAGACATCCCGAGTGAGTGAAAAAGCTAAGTAAAAGTAGCAGACTCAAGATGACTATGGAATTACACTATTGAATTATTATACTGTGGAGACAAGGCTCAGGTCCTTTTCCCAATAAGTCACACTGTTCTTCAAACTGTTCAGtataaaaattatagaatatttatgTCCAAAGTACCCTTTTTGAGTTTTCCTATCACTAATAAATATACCAGCcttcatataaaattttaattttgacaatGCCAGAAGTATTAATGCTGAAATCATTAATCATCCAATgattaatgattttctttttgaaaaggaataaaattatgaAGTGTTGGAGGGGGATGTTATATTTTCACATGCAGCTGCCTTTACATTTTGGATGCTAGAGATACTGATTGCTAGAGAATCTTTTTTGATTATGTGATATTGGCAAGGCAACAAAAGAGCCTCATAGATTGAAAACGCTAGAACGAATATCTTCATAGTCTGACTTATAATGGGTTTTTAGTGTCTTAAGACACTTATTACAGACAACACAGCCTCTTGATACCACTAAGTAGACTCCCTGATGCATTCAGAAAAGCTTATTTATTTGGAGAATGCTTACATGTGATGTTGGTCTCATCATTTTAAGTCAGagactaaaaaaggaaaatgaattttaatgccTAATTGCACAACTCTTAACTGGAATTCTTTCAGATTTGATGAGATAACATTTTCAGGCAGTTCATATGACCTTACTGCAAAACAGCAGGTCAATATAAATTACATGAATTTCATGGAAAATACAGATAAAACATAGTTTAAGATTTTACACAGATTAACAGTCATAATTGTTCAAAAGAAGCAAGAGTCAGTTAGCATCTTAGATGCCTAAAGTCCTGCTTAAGCTGTTTGAATCCAGCTTCTTTCCAAATTTAAATGTCTTCTTTACTCTTTCCCACTTGGCATGAAACCTCTTTAGCGAGTATTCTAATGTGATATTTGTTTCAAATATCTACAGGGATTGATTTCTTAATCCTTTGGGGATAGATACTATTCACTGGAAAAATATCTTCCTCAAAATTCACCAAACTGAagctcacagaaagaaaaaatatatagcttAAGTTTTTGTGTTCAcgatgttgttcagtcagtcactcagttgtgtgtgactctatgtgacccacggactgcagcacaccaggtttccctgtccttcaccatctcccagagcttgctcaaactcatattccttgatttggtgatgccatccaaccatctcatcctctgtcatcccctgctcctgccttcaatcttccccagcatcagggtcttttccaatgagtcggctctttgcatcaggtggtcaaagtattggggcttcagcttcatcagtccttccaatgaatattcaaggttggtttcctttaggattgactggtttgatctccttgtggtccaagggactctcaaaagtcttctccaacaccacagttcaaaagcatcaattcttcgacgctcagctttctttatggtccaactctcacatccatacattactaatggaaaaaccatagctttgactagacagacttttgttggcaaagtaatgtctctgctttttaatatgctgtctagatttgtcatagcttttcttccaaggagcaagcatcttttaatttcatggttgcagtcaccatctgcagtgattttggagcccaagaaaataaagtctgacactgtttccattgtttcccaatctatttgccatgaagtgatgggaccagatgccatgatcttagttttttgaatgttgagctttaagccagctttttcactttcctctttcaccttcatcaagaggctttttagatcctctttgctttctgccagaagggtagtatcatctgcatatctgaggttattgatatttctccctgcaatcttaattccagcttgtgcttcatctatcctggcattttgcatgatgtactctgcatataagttaataataatttttatttattaaattttttttaaagtttttatttatatatgagttgagtgtgtgtatgctcagttgtgtccaactcttgtgaccccacagactatagcccaccaggctcctcctttccatggaattttccaggcaaaaatactggaatcggttgccatttccttctccaggagatcttcctgacccaaggatccaacccaagtcctttacatctcctgcactggcaggcagattctttaccactgagccacagggaatcacttttatattagagtatagcctattaacaatgttattatagtttcagatggactgcaaggggactcaaccatacatataaatgtatcatccattctcccccataaCCTTGAGCAGGGTAATCATAGATTAATCCTGTAATTATAATAACTAACTGTGCTCACCTCTATATACAAATAATTTGGGAACCAACTTTTGATTATTCgctgaaaatttaaaaaccaacaacaacagaTATATGTCATTTGTGAACCCAGGCAGATGCCCCAGCACCATTCATAATCATGATGTTTCTTGTTTTAGGATGTGACCTAAAATGGAAGAATCTGGAGCATAAAACACCGAGGAACTTGGCTAAGGAAGGCGGCTTCAAAGCAGCCAGCAAAGAAATACGGCGGGCGGAGCAAATCGCTAATAAACTGGCCAGGCCAGGGGTCAAAAATCCGAATCCGCCCTTGTTCCTGAGACTTCACGATTGGTCAGTAGAACATGAGACTTTCCTTCGGGAAGCCTTCTCCTTTGTGGACAGGGGCGATGGGACAGTCACCAAGGAGGACTTTGTGCTGACCCTGGAGGAGAGGCAAGATTTTGTGAACTCAGAGCAGCTGGCTGCTATAGCGCAACTTCACGAAAAAGTCCGGGGTGGAGGGGTCAATATTAATGAGTTCTTTAAAGGGACCAGATATTTAAGTAAGTCTTATGTCTTGGGATCCTATGggcctaagaaaaagaaaaaagggatggCCAAAAAAGCCAGAATGGGCAAGTTTGTTTTACCCCTCCCCATCTGTATCATCCCCGACCAAGTGTTTCCACGCCGCAGCGACGGTGGGCCGCCCTATTATATGATCGAAACCTACAAGAATGTGACTGACTGCAATCGCTTTAACAGAGATCACCCCCCAGAACATCCCATTCAGGATGACTCTGCTTGGTATATTGATGATCCAGGGAAGGTCTTTTCAAACATTAATTTTATCaccaaggcgggagacctggcttctctGAAAAAGGCTTTTGAATCAGGAATACCTGTGGATATGAAGGATAATTACTACAAGACACCGCTAATGACTGCATGTGCTACTGGAAACATCGATGCAGTCAAGTTTCTTCTTGAAAAGGGGTATGTCTTTTGCTTGAGTGCGATTTAGATTTTTGGGAGCCTTCACATTTCGAGGAAGTGAAAGGAAGGCTAAGAAACAGTCAACTCTAGAATTTAAATAGTGGCAAGAAATTACTTCATTTCTGCAGTCTAGATCCCAAATAGACCTTATATGGTGGGCCAGGATAATGGGAGCATTAAGAGCCTGTAGGACAATGCCAAAGTGAAAGCTGAGAAGTTTTCACTCTAGGGGTGGAAGAAGCCTTATGATTGGGTGTCCCTGGCCTcccaaaacaattttaatttgaTTCAGAGCTTAACCTAGATGCTGTGGAgtgccttttattttaaattagaactATTTACTGTGGTCAAAAGTAGCATGTGATCTACCGTCTTAACAAATTTTAAGTGTATGGTGCAATATTGCTAACTACAATCACAGTATTACAGAGCagatctttaaaatgtattcattttacatGAAGCCATTTttaaatctgctttttttttttttttgagggcatCCCAACAAATCAAATAATTTGACAGTGGCTATAAGactaagtgggcttcccaggtggtgctagtggaaaagacCCACCTGttagtacaggagacataagagactcggttggatccctgggttgggaagatcccctggaggagggcatggcaactcactccagtacccttgcctggagaatcccatggacagaggagcctggcaggcaatgtccttagggttgcaaagagtcagacatgactgaagcaacttagcatgcacataacGACTAAATGGCTAGGCATGTTTCATTCCCTTTTCCTTGgttcatttgtaaatatctttaagataacaaagcatgacatttaactttttaatcaGAAGCAATTTCTCTGGTTTAAGTCCTTCTTTTTTACCATTGCTGAATAACCTGGTGTAACTTTCTTAAcctttttgtgcctcagttttctcactatAATGGAACTCAGCTCACAGAATttcttgaagattaaatgagttaaaatatgCAAAGCACTTAGTAGCCCAGTAGTTGCAGACTTGATAAAagatattgttattattactataacATTTAATGTCAAAGAAagatttaaatgtgtttattatcAAGAGGTAACATAAAGCAACTAACAATAATTTGAAGTTTGGGGCAGTGAATTTTAAATGggactaaaattttattttagtttcatagtttctgaatGATAAATTGCTTTTAATGAAATCGAAAgaattaatttgcttttttttgctttttattttttcctttaatctttgttttgtattggagcatagttgatttacagtgttgtgctagtttccaggtgtacagaaaagtgattctgttgtgcatacacatgtatccactctttttcatattctttcccatatagattgttacagaatgttgagtagagttccctaggCTACACAGGAGGTCCTtactgattatctattttatatatagtagtgtatatatcaatcccaaacttccaattcATCCATTCTCCTTTGGCACCCAGAAGTTTGTTTTCGAAGTCTaagagtctgtttatgttttgtaaataagttcatttgtaccatttttggTACAAAATTTTTGATAGATTTTATTGCTTAGAATTTTAACAGTGATGgtgcatttaaaaattcataacacACAGAGGaagtagatacaaaattaaataatgtaGCTTTTCTATTTCCTGTCAACTTTGATCTTCACTGGATccagttttataattttccctGATTTTAACATCTAACAAAAATTGTAATCCCTAAGATCCAAGCAGCTTCTAAACTAaacataatgtatatatacacaaagaaagTTGACTATCAGATGCAGAACACAGTTCAAGAAAAATTATGGCACAGAGTTTAACTTGACCCAAATCTTTCTTGGTTTACAGTTCAACAACTTAATAAAGCTATGAAATCTTGGAATTTTTAGCCTCCAATGCTTGGATCAACCCATATTTTTAGCTTGTATATCTATCTCATTTTACAGGGCTAATGTTAATGCAACAGATAATTTTCTGTGGACTCCTCTTCATTTTGCATGCCATGCTGGCCAACAAGATATTGTTGAGCTTCTTGTTAAATCTGGAGCCGTGGTAGATGCCCTTTCCATCAACAACTCAACCCCCTTGAGTAGAGCCATTGAGAGCTGTAGACTGGATACTGTAAAATACCTACTTGACATCGGAGCTAAATTCCAGTTGGAGAATAGGAAAGGTATGTGTTTCATTATAAGTGATTAGGGCTAGAAAAGAAGGATTTGTGTTAGATTCCCAAGCCTTCTAAGTCTATTCTTACAGGACCACATTTTCCCTTAAGTCACTGTTGCAAAAACTAACCCGAGTTAAATGTTATGGAACTCTGTCTTATACATAGTGCTTCTCAAatcactagtgttaaagaatcagTTCTCCATGTTGGTAATTCATTGTAGACTGAGACTTTtgtaaaatacaatgaaaaatgatttactagaaaaatgaagaggaaaaaaaaacccataaaatacaaacccaaacttttaaaaatctttggattcaaatgacaaaaattctataaaatagcTATAAAAATTTCTAAACATTTACTCTTTAATTCCTGTACTTACTTCACTGGGAGCCCATTCCATTAATATGTAGACTGACACCAGTATGCACTTCACATTTTGAGTCATCACAGTGTTTTAGCTGTGAGTTTCTAATAATTGGCATAGTTAGAAGCCCCTGTAGACTTTAGAGTCTTTCTAGAGCTAAACAGTAATTCCTGAAATAAGACTCCTAGGAAGTAAATGGGAAGCCTACTTTATGTCATAAATTTTCTGCATGAAAAAGTGGAGGTGTTTTGAGAGTGGGACTCATTGCTTCTTTTTGACCTGAAGGAGCTTGAATAGCTTTGACTGCTTCAGGCTGCCTCTGGGTCACAGATAGTATCGTTAGGCCTGCCTGAGGATGTAACAGAGGTCGTAATATCCAGCCATCTGCATAGAGTACTTATGACTTCCAGCTTCCCCAGACTTTTTGAATATACCTCCTTCTGTCACAGGAAGGAGGAAAGCATAAAATTGTCACACATGAAGGAATGTGTACACTGTGGGAAGAGAACTAGCACTCAGATATTCAAAATGTAACCTACCACTCTTTCCTATCAAACATGCTCAAAGTAATTAACAAGAAGAAATGGTTTTGTTGGTAAATGAcactttaaatgataaaattttagagCTGGGGCCACTTTAGAGAATATCTGAACCAATCTGTGACTTTTATACGTATCACTGGCTTCAGTAATCACCCTTAGTACCATATGCTTAGAGCTGATGAGCTGAGATTTTACTACATGGTTTATTATTAATCTGTTTAATGAAACtctaaatttatgttttaaacagGGCATGCTGCCATGGATGTTGCAAAAGCTTATGCTGACAGTAGAATAATTGCTTTGATTAAAGAAAAGCTGGATAACTTGCCCAAACCAGCAGAAAATCAAAAACCAAAAGGCAAGCCACCACCCAAAGCAAAGACTGAAGGCCCAGAGATTAAGAAGGAAGAGGTATGAAAAGCAGTTGACTCCTCATTAGTACCTGGTGCGGCTGCAGCACCATTTACTTATTGTTACAGTTCATGGGCAAATAACATGCAGTTCATGATTTCAGGACAAGTAGGCAATAGTTCTAAAGAAACATCTAGCAAGAAATTTTCTATTACTGAAAAGTCTAAAAAGTTCTCATTGCAAACAGAATCCACACAAAAAACAAGTTGGTTGAACCAAATACTGTTAGAATGTTGAAAAAAGAACTTATATTAGAAGTGTATATACACTTAGACCTGAATTACACAGATTCGATAAGGTGTCCCAAAAGGGAAGTGTAGGGTAACATTTacgagaaaagaagtaaagcatgattttcattcattttgatttCATAATCTTTCACTACCCACTTTACCACCCAACTCCCaaggaatttttattattatgaaccCTAGGATATGTAACTTGGATAATCCTGCAAAATGACTTTAGAAGGCTTTAAAGGTGCCAAATTGTTCCTGGTAATCTGGAGTGGTTTGGGTCCCTCTAAATTATcagctatggaaaattctgaaggagatgggaataccagaccatctgacctgcctcttgagaaacctgtatgcaggtcagaaagcaacagttagaactggacatggaaaaacagactggttccaaataggaaaaggagtatgttaaggctgtgtgttgtcaccctgcttatttaacttatatgcagagtacatcatgagaaatgctgggctggaagaagcacaagctggaattaagattgccaggagaaatgtcaataacctcagatatacagatgacaccacccttatggcagaaagtgaagaggaactaaaaagcctcttgatgaaagtgaaagaggagagtgaaaaagttggcttaaagctcaacattcagaaaactaagatcatggcatctggtcccttcacctcatgggaaatacatggggagacagtggaaacagtgtcagactttatttttttgggctccaaaatcactgcagatggtgactgcagctatgaaattaaaagatgcttactccttggaaggaaagttatgaccaacctagatagcatattgaaagcagagacattactttgccaacaaaggtccatctggtcaaggctatggtttttccagtggtcatgtatggatgtgagagttagactgtgaagaaagctgagcgccgaaaaattgatgcttttgaactgtggtgttggagaagactcttgagagtcccttggactgcaaggagatccaaccagtccatcctgaaggagatcagctctgggtgttcattggaaggactgatgctgaagctgaaactccaatactttggccacctcatgggaagagttgactcattggaaaagaccctgatgctgggagggattgggggcaggaggagaaggggacgacagaggatgagatggctgaatggcatcaccgactcgatgggcatgagtttgagtaaactccgggagtttgtgatggacagggagacctggcgtgctgcgattcatggggtcacaaagagtcggacatgactgagcaactgaactgaaattatcaGTAGAAGATTGTTGTTTGTGGGGGTTTCCCAGACATCAAGAATTTGTCCTTAGCAGGAAGCTCTAAGTACATTTCTAGGCTGGAAGCTTCTTTTAGGGAAACAGATGGATCCCTCAAGATTTTTGGCTGACACAGGATAGGGGATGAATTTCAGGAAGGAAAAGTTTTAACATTATCAAATTGGAAAGGGTTAGAGGTGATAGGAAGCAGACAGAGTTGAAGGAATGATCGGCAGACGGTAGAGCGTACTAAGCATGGAGGAAGAGAGTAAGGATAGCCAGAGGTAAAGGAAGATTGATCAGTTACAGCTCCTAATACATGCACCATTATCATTTTAGTAGGAATACATCCTTCTGATTAATAATGGCCACAGATCAAGGATGGATCTTGGAGACTTTTGTGATCGGTCACCAACACTAATTAAGTTAAACAAGGCAAAAGAGTTATCTCTCCCCACCCAAAGTTATAATGGTATTCTATTtcatttcaaattataatttgtATAGTAGCATTTTTTCAACTTCAGAATATTAGAAAGTATACACAGGTTTTTGACATTGAtagttgttttttggttttttgctcTTTTCCAGGAAACACTTTCAGCAATGTACACTGTACCAGCCATCGTGGAGGAAAAGAAGATGCGTAAAGATAATGTAGTTCATCTCAATTCATTGATTACCAGTGGTTATACCAAGAAAGTGGATATCACATTTATCCCACAGAGAGTAAGTACTTTAGAAAGATCATAACGTGGTATAAACTCCTAATGccttttttcaaatactttttatgCAAAGCACCCAAACAATTCTCCAAAGCTTATTTTTTATAGTTGTTATTTGAAGTTGTCCTTTTTCTAGATCCTACTGCTGACAACTAAGTCAGTCCAATTTGTATAGCTTCCAatatcttgtatttttattttctgtattgacTTCTTAATTTTCCTTGAACAATTGAAGTTGTCTTTGGTCTGGGCCATTCCTTGTAGCCTTGTAGTCACTGAATTTTATAGATACTTTCTCTGGGTACTTCTTAAAGTCCAACCCTTCCTCTTTGTACACACTGCTACCATCTCACTTGGGAGTTTTATACTAATCAAGACTGGATTTAGTACATAGCTTCCTTAAACATCTACAATTAAAGAGATGAAGATATATTTGGAGAACAAGAGTGGTCTTGCTAATGCTCATCAAACCATGCTGAATAATAGACCACCAGCTCCTTCTGCCCCCTgctgtgaaaataatttttacttcccCATAACACATGAAGACAGTAAACTGTCTATTAATTCCATTGCTTCCTGGTTTTGACATCCTGAGAATGAACAGCAGTGGGCCTCAGGGTCATCAGAGAGGTAACTGAAGGGCATTTCAGTTGTTCAGATAGTCACCATCAGAAACAGTGATGCCCATGTAACCGCTAATGTCATGTAAG
This region includes:
- the ANKEF1 gene encoding ankyrin repeat and EF-hand domain-containing protein 1 isoform X3, which encodes MEASREGVTELVRGILERGGDVNAFDNDRHHAAHFAAKGGFFDVLKLLFAYNGDMGLIAMNGNTPLHYAAMGGFADCCKYIAQRGCDLKWKNLEHKTPRNLAKEGGFKAASKEIRRAEQIANKLARPGVKNPNPPLFLRLHDWSVEHETFLREAFSFVDRGDGTVTKEDFVLTLEERQDFVNSEQLAAIAQLHEKVRGGGVNINEFFKGTRYLSKSYVLGSYGPKKKKKGMAKKARMGKFVLPLPICIIPDQVFPRRSDGGPPYYMIETYKNVTDCNRFNRDHPPEHPIQDDSAWYIDDPGKVFSNINFITKAGDLASLKKAFESGIPVDMKDNYYKTPLMTACATGNIDAVKFLLEKGANVNATDNFLWTPLHFACHAGQQDIVELLVKSGAVVDALSINNSTPLSRAIESCRLDTVKYLLDIGAKFQLENRKGHAAMDVAKAYADSRIIALIKEKLDNLPKPAENQKPKGKPPPKAKTEGPEIKKEEETLSAMYTVPAIVEEKKMRKDNVVHLNSLITSGYTKKVDITFIPQRIWSPEATTAELIRMRELRRERFTYEVDFDDFMMPFQKHITERAQAMEASFKA
- the ANKEF1 gene encoding ankyrin repeat and EF-hand domain-containing protein 1 isoform X2, yielding MALADKRLENLQIYKVLQCVRNKDKKQIEKLTRLGYPELINFTDPVNGNSALHLASVSNDIDMVSFLLSLGAHPDVQDKMGCTPTMRAAELGHELSMEILAKAKADMTIVDNEGKGILFYCILPTKRHYRCALIALEHGADVNNCTCEGKPIFLRACEEAHDVKDVCLTFLEKGANPNAINTVLKLLFAYNGDMGLIAMNGNTPLHYAAMGGFADCCKYIAQRGCDLKWKNLEHKTPRNLAKEGGFKAASKEIRRAEQIANKLARPGVKNPNPPLFLRLHDWSVEHETFLREAFSFVDRGDGTVTKEDFVLTLEERQDFVNSEQLAAIAQLHEKVRGGGVNINEFFKGTRYLSKSYVLGSYGPKKKKKGMAKKARMGKFVLPLPICIIPDQVFPRRSDGGPPYYMIETYKNVTDCNRFNRDHPPEHPIQDDSAWYIDDPGKVFSNINFITKAGDLASLKKAFESGIPVDMKDNYYKTPLMTACATGNIDAVKFLLEKGANVNATDNFLWTPLHFACHAGQQDIVELLVKSGAVVDALSINNSTPLSRAIESCRLDTVKYLLDIGAKFQLENRKGHAAMDVAKAYADSRIIALIKEKLDNLPKPAENQKPKGKPPPKAKTEGPEIKKEEETLSAMYTVPAIVEEKKMRKDNVVHLNSLITSGYTKKVDITFIPQRIWSPEATTAELIRMRELRRERFTYEVDFDDFMMPFQKHITERAQAMEASFKA
- the ANKEF1 gene encoding ankyrin repeat and EF-hand domain-containing protein 1 isoform X1, with the protein product MALADKRLENLQIYKVLQCVRNKDKKQIEKLTRLGYPELINFTDPVNGNSALHLASVSNDIDMVSFLLSLGAHPDVQDKMGCTPTMRAAELGHELSMEILAKAKADMTIVDNEGKGILFYCILPTKRHYRCALIALEHGADVNNCTCEGKPIFLRACEEAHDVKDVCLTFLEKGANPNAINTSTGRTALMEASREGVTELVRGILERGGDVNAFDNDRHHAAHFAAKGGFFDVLKLLFAYNGDMGLIAMNGNTPLHYAAMGGFADCCKYIAQRGCDLKWKNLEHKTPRNLAKEGGFKAASKEIRRAEQIANKLARPGVKNPNPPLFLRLHDWSVEHETFLREAFSFVDRGDGTVTKEDFVLTLEERQDFVNSEQLAAIAQLHEKVRGGGVNINEFFKGTRYLSKSYVLGSYGPKKKKKGMAKKARMGKFVLPLPICIIPDQVFPRRSDGGPPYYMIETYKNVTDCNRFNRDHPPEHPIQDDSAWYIDDPGKVFSNINFITKAGDLASLKKAFESGIPVDMKDNYYKTPLMTACATGNIDAVKFLLEKGANVNATDNFLWTPLHFACHAGQQDIVELLVKSGAVVDALSINNSTPLSRAIESCRLDTVKYLLDIGAKFQLENRKGHAAMDVAKAYADSRIIALIKEKLDNLPKPAENQKPKGKPPPKAKTEGPEIKKEEETLSAMYTVPAIVEEKKMRKDNVVHLNSLITSGYTKKVDITFIPQRIWSPEATTAELIRMRELRRERFTYEVDFDDFMMPFQKHITERAQAMEASFKA